A stretch of the Lolium perenne isolate Kyuss_39 chromosome 3, Kyuss_2.0, whole genome shotgun sequence genome encodes the following:
- the LOC127338222 gene encoding uncharacterized protein, whose amino-acid sequence MAVAVMPTLGRWVLIGGTGLAGTLILKDGRGARFVDLLKEFQEFMEVKGAEGSTVAADKLALARVEMDMLVREIRQLRIPPSIIRYESGNKVLSALIVPAAAAGVAGYAYMWWRGITFSSLMYVTKQNMANAVSSMTKHLEQVQTSLAAAKRHLTQRIQRVDDKLDQQKEISGQIRDEVTGAREKLQEIGEEFQTLKKLAFHMDVKLDSIQDKQNWQNDGVDYLLKFIESNGKRTPDHLQGLKRLQEGLKGPVVTRSFKQPELPGLEFGLRLLALDESGKGAGKGAGLALPPPVKAVF is encoded by the exons atggcggtggcggtgatgcCCACCCTGGGACGCTGGGTCCTTATCGGCGGCACCG GTTTAGCTGGCACCCTCATCCTCAAAGACGGCCGCGGCGCCCGCTTCGTCGACCTCCTCAAGGAGTTCCAG GAGTTCATGGAAGTGAAAGGAGCAGAAGGCAGCACCGTTGCCGCCGACAAGCTTGCGCTCGCGCGGGTGGAG ATGGATATGCTGGTTAGGGAGATTCGGCAATTGAGAATCCCTCCCTCTATTATTCGTTATGAATCTGGCAACAAAG TTTTGTCAGCTTTGATTGTACCTGCTGCAGCTGCTGGGGTGGCTGGCTATGCTTACATGTGGTGGAGA GGTATCACCTTCTCTAGCTTAATGTACGTCACTAAGCAAAACATGGCTAACGCTGTTTCAAGCATGACAAAGCATCTGGAACAAGTCCAGACCTCTCTTGCT GCTGCTAAAAGGCACCTAACACAGCGCATCCAAAGGGTAGATGATAAATTGGATCAGCAAAAGGAGATTTCTGGACAAATAAGGGATGAG GTTACAGGCGCGAGAGAGAAACTCCAGGAAATTGGTGAAGAATTTCAAACTCTCAAGAAGTTGGCTTTCCATATG GATGTGAAGTTGGATTCTATTCAAGACAAACAGAATTGGCAAAATGATGGAGTGGACTATCTCCTCAAATTCATCGAATCAAATGGCAAAAGGACGCCAGATCACCTG CAAGGCTTGAAGCGACTACAGGAAGGCTTGAAGGGGCCGGTGGTTACAAGATCTTTCAAGCAACCGGAGCTCCCG GGGCTGGAGTTTGGTCTGCGGCTGTTGGCGCTGGACGAATCTGGGAAAGGAGCTGGGAAAGGAGCAGGACTGGCGCTGCCACCGCCGGTCAAGGCAGTGTTCTGA